One window of Siniperca chuatsi isolate FFG_IHB_CAS linkage group LG19, ASM2008510v1, whole genome shotgun sequence genomic DNA carries:
- the LOC122866362 gene encoding dnaJ homolog subfamily C member 13 isoform X5, with protein MNVIKDNKDLACFYTTKHSWRGKYKRVFSVGTHGITTYNPTTLEVTNQWPYGDICGIGPVGKGQGTEFNLTFRKGSGKKSETLKFSTEHRTELLTEALRFRTEFSEGKITGRRYNCYKHHWSDTRKPVSLEVTPGGIDQIDPHTNRVVCSYDYRNVEGFVEVSDYQGGFCILYGGFSRLHLFASEHRDDIIRSAIEHAGNFIGITLRLRKEALTFEDFVTDRLGKYSSDESITSLAEFVVQKITPRHSEPVKRILALTETCLVERDPASYNIVTIKPFGEVFALICDVDNPQVFTVEFIRGQIRKYSSTERDSLLASLLDGVRASGNRDVCVKMAPTQRGQRWGLLSMPVDEEVESLHLKFLAAPPNGNFADAVFRFNANISYSGVLHAVTQDGLFSENKEKLINNAILALLSQEAELPALNTELESHFQAIRRLVASKAGFQAFTQLPKSGQGSGVTDATFREKLGVKTVKALKRNNNSVTHAAVDMLCALMCPMHDDYDLRQEQLNKASLLSSKKFLENLLEKFITNVDHGTGALVISSLLDFLTFALCAPYSETTEGQQFDMLLEMVASNGRTLFKLFQHPSMAIVKGAGLVMKAIIEEGDKEIATKMQELALSEGALPRHLHTSLFTISADQRMLTNRQLSRHLVGLWTAENPIAMNLLKRILPTGLLAYLDNPDPVPEKDVDRMHIRDNLKIATDQLNRNKVPEWQRIAGKAAKEVEKFAKEKADLVLMHWRDKMGIAQKEQDRNNLNPNQKPVILRKRRQRIKIEVNWELFYYRFQLDHARSNLIWNLKTREELRDALEGEMRAFSVDRELGSATVISWNHQEFEVKYECLSDEIKIGDYYLRLLLEEDENEESSAIKRSYEFFNELYHRFLLTPKVTMKCLCLQALAIVYGKCYEEIGPFTDTKYIVGMLDRCTDKLERDRIILFLNKLILNKKNVKEVMDSNGVRILVDLLTLAHLHTNRATVPLQSNVLEAAPDMKRESEKEWYFGNADKERRGPFSFEEMQEFWSTGVLTAKTRCWAQGMDGWRPLQAIPQLKWCLLATGQAVMNESDLATLILNMLITMCSYYPSRDLDNAIIRPLPKIKRMISDNACLPHIVQLLLTFDPILVEKVANVLYLVTQDNPNLQRLYLTGVFFFIMMYTGSNVLPVARFLKYTHLKQAFKSEESKGQDIVQRSVLGPVLPEAMVCYLENYEAERFSEIFLGEFDTPEAIWSSEMRRMMIEKIAAHVADFSPRLQSNTRALYQYCPIPVISFPQLDNELFCNIYYLRHLCDTIRFPNWPIRDAVKLLKDTLEAWKREVEKKPPSMSVDDAYEVLNLPKGQGQHEESKIRKAYFRLAQKYHPDKNPEGRDMFEKVNKAYEFLCTKSARILDGPDPENIILILKTQSILFNRHKQELEPYKYAGYPMLIKTITMETEDDQLFSKTSPLLPAAVELAFHTVNCSALNAEELRRDNGIEVLLEALSRCVAVLTASSKPDDMAVQVCGHICKCYSVAAQFEECREKIIELPNIIRDLCHILFYGKGLPKTATLAVQCVSSFAVDFFLQTHLYHAGVLWHLLVHLFNYDYTLEESGVQASQDTNQQEVANSLAKLSLVALSRLGGYTQTPHTPDGNNPVSETNGIEGTPPENPTIRKSLAAMLTPYISRKLGTGSPAEVLKLLNSNSENPYLIWNNGTRAELLEFLEGQQEGNIKRGENDKSFGAEFVFNDHSKELIVGEIFVRVYNEQPTFPLEYPKAFAASLLDYVGSQAQYLHTLLAMSQSNKVESQQHAERLRFAEMALEALRNVIKNNPGSESECIGHFKLLFSLLRVHGAGRVQQLVLEVVNTVTSNQECVSNIAESLVLPNLLLLLHSLPSSRQIVLETLYALTSNTKIVKEAMAKGALIYLLDLFCNCTHPQVRTQTAELFSKMTSDKLVGPKVRLTLMRFLPGVFMDAMRDNAEAAVHIFEGTHENPELIWNDSSREKVSTTVREMMLEHFKQQKDNPDVNWKLPEDFTVACGAGQSELEVGGVFLRIFIAQPGWVLRKPREFLVSLLETLTELLEKNNPNGEALETVTTAAVCLFSTQSQLADQVPPLGHLPRVLAALNHKNNAVPKSSIRLIHVLSDNELCVRSMASLETIGPLMTGMKCRADMAGLACEALNRMFQKEQTELVAQALRVELVPYLLKLLEGIGLETLENPSATKAQIVKALKSMTRSLQFGEQVNEILARSSVWSAFKDQKHDLFISESQTAGYLTGPGVAGYLTAGTGTTVMPNVPPPVDNDIGDQG; from the exons ATGAATGTCatcaaagacaacaaagacCTGGCCTGTTTCTACACTACCAAACACTCTTGGAGGGGAAA GTACAAGCGAGTCTTCTCAGTGGGGACGCATGGCATTACCACTTACAACCCTACCACGCTAGAAGTAACAAATCAG TGGCCTTATGGAGACATCTGTGGCATCGGTCCAGTAGGAAAAGGTCAGGGAACAGAGTTCAACCTCACATTCCGCAAAGGGAGCGGAAAGAAGTCTGAAACGCTCAAGTTCTCAACAGAGCACCGGACAGAGCTGCTCACAGAAGCACTG AGATTCAGAACAGAGTTTTCAGAGGGAAAGATAACTGGCAGG CGTTACAACTGCTACAAGCACCACTGGAGTGACACACGGAAGCCTGTGAGTTTAGAGGTGACGCCGGGCGGCATCGACCAGATCGACCCACACACCAACCGGGTGGTGTGTTCCTACGACTATCGTAACGTAGAGGGCTTCGTCGAGGTTTCTGATTACCAGGGAGGATTCTGCATCCTTTATGGGGGCTTCAGCAGGCTG CATCTGTTTGCCTCTGAACACCGGGATGACATCATCCGCAGCGCCATAGAGCATGCTGGGAACTTCATCGGTATCACGCTGCGACTGAGGAAGGAGGCCCTGACTTTCGAGGATTTCGTGACGGACAGGTTGGGGAAGTACAGCTCGGACGAGAGCATCACTTCACTGGCCGAGTTTGTGGTGCAGAAGATCACCCCTCGACACTCG GAGCCTGTTAAGCGTATACTGGCCCTGACAGAGACATGTCTTGTGGAGAGAGACCCAGCTTCATACAACATAGTCACCATCAAACCTTTCGGAGAG GTATTTGCTCTCATCTGTGACGTAGACAACCCTCAGGTGTTTACAGTTGAATTCATCAGGGGTCAGATCAGGAAGTATTCCTCCACAGAAAG GGACTCCCTGTTAGCCAGCCTACTTGATGGAGTCCGTGCATCAGGCAACAGGGACGTGTGTGTTAAGATGGCCCCCACGCAGCGAGGGCAAAGATGGGGCCTACTGAGCATGCCCGTGGATGAAGAGGTGGAGAGTTTGCATCTCAAATTCCTGGCAGCACCTCCTA ATGGAAACTTTGCAGATGCAGTGTTCAGATTCAACGCCAACATATCCTACAGTGGAGTGCTGCATGCAGTAACCCAAGAT GGTCTGTTCTCTGAGAACAAAGAGAAGCTCATCAACAACGCCATCCTGGCTCTTTTATCCCAGGAGGCCGAGCTGCCAGCTCTTAACACTGAGCTGGAGAGCCATTTCCAGGCCATTCGACGCTTGGTTGCCTCCAAGGCTGGTTTCCAGGCTTTCACCCAGCTGCCAAA GTCTGGTCAAGGGTCTGGAGTCACAGATGCAAC GTTCAGGGAAAAGTTGGGAGTAAAGACGGTAAAAGCTTTAAAACGGAACAACAATAGTGTGACACATGCTGCTGTGGACATGCTCTGTGCCCTTATGTGT CCGATGCACGATGACTATGACCTGAGGCAGGAGCAGCTGAACAAGGCCTCTCTGCTGTCCTCCAAGAAGTTCCTGGAAAACCTCCTTGAAAAATTCATCACTAATGTg GACCATGGAACTGGAGCTTTGGTCATCAGCTCCTTACTGGACTTCTTAACATTTGCCCTCTGCGCCCCCTATAGTGAAACCACAGAGGGGCAGCAGTTTGACATGCTGCTTGAGATGGTTGCCTCCAATGGACGCACTTTGTTCAAACTCTTCCAG CATCCTTCTATGGCGATAGTGAAGGGAGCAGGCCTGGTGATGAAGGCCATTATTGAG GAAGGAGACAAGGAAATAGCCACTAAGATGCAGGAGCTGGCCTTGAGTGAAGGGGCTCTTCCAAGGCATCTGCACACTTCTTTGTTCACCATCAGCGCTGACCAGCGGATGCTTACCAACAG GCAGCTGAGTCGTCATCTTGTGGGCCTGTGGACAGCAGAGAACCCTATCGCCATGAACCTCCTGAAGAGGATACTG CCAACAGGCCTTCTGGCTTACCTGGACAATCCTGACCCAGTCCCGGAGAAAGATGTGGACAGAATGCACATCCGTGACAACTTGAAAATCGCCACG GACCAGCTAAATCGAAACAAGGTGCCTGAGTGGCAACGGATAGCAGGCAAAGCGGCCAAAGAGGTGGAGAAGTTTGCCAAGGAGAAGGCTGATCTAGTGTTGATGCACTGGAGAGATAAAATGGGCATAGCCCAGAAGGAG CAGGACAGAAATAACCTG AACCCAAACCAAAAGCCTGTCATCCTGCGGAAGAGACGGCAGAGAATAAAGATTGAAGTCAACTGGGAGCTTTTCTACTACAG ATTCCAGCTCGACCACGCACGGTCCAACCTCATCTGGAACCTGAAGACAAGGGAGGAGCTGCGGGACGCTCTGGAGGGAGAGATGCGCGCCTTCAGCGTGGACCGCGAGCTCGGCAGTGCCACCGTCATCTCCTGGAACCACCAGGAGTTTGAG gtgaaatATGAGTGCCTTTCAGATGAGATAAAGATCGGGGATTATTACCTGCGTCTGCTGCTTGAggaggatgaaaatgaagaaTCGAGTGCCATCAAGAGATC ATATGAGTTCTTCAATGAACTCTACCATCGCTTTCTGCTTACACCCAAAGTTACGATGAAGTGCCTGTGCCTGCAGGCACTCGCTATAGTCTATGGGAAGTGCTACGAGGAGATTGGCCCCTTCACAGACACGAAATACATTGTGGGCATGCTGGACCGA TGTACAGACAAACTGGAAAGAGACAGAatcatcctcttcctcaacAAACTCATTCTCAACAAG aaaaatgtgaaGGAGGTGATGGACTCAAATGGAGTGCGTATATTGGTGGATCTGCTCACCTTGGCCCATCTGCATACCAATAGAGCTACTGTGCCCCTACAG AGCAACGTGCTGGAGGCCGCACCAGACatgaagagggagagtgagaaagagTGGTACTTCGGTAACGCAGACAAGGAAAGAAGAGGACCTTTCAGTTTTGAGGAG ATGCAGGAGTTTTGGAGCACAGGTGTCCTGACAGCGAAGACACGCTGCTGGGCTCAGGGGATGGATGGTTGGCGTCCCCTGCAGGCCATCCCCCAGCTAAAATGGTGCCTCCTGGCCACTGGACAGGCCGTGATGAATGAGTCCGACCTGGCTACACTAATCCTTAACATGCTCATCACTATGTGCTCCTACTACCCCAGCAG GGACCTGGATAATGCCATTATCCGTCCTTTACCTAAGATCAAGAGGATGATCAGTGACAATGCTTGCCTCCCTCACATTGTCCAG CTgctgttgacctttgaccccatcCTGGTGGAAAAGGTAGCTAACGTTCTGTACCTGGTGACACAGGACAACCCTAATCTGCAGCGCCTCTATTTAACTGGggtcttcttcttcatcatgaTGTACACAGGCTCCAACGTGCTTCCTGTAGCCAG GTTCCTGAAGTACACACATCTGAAACAAGCCTTCAAATCAGAGGAG TCTAAGGGTCAGGACATAGTGCAGCGTAGTGTTCTGGGACCAGTGCTGCCTGAGGCCATGGTGTGTTATCTGGAGAATTACGAGGCTGAGCGCTTCTCAGAGATATTCCTTGGAGAATTTGACACACCTGAGGCAATTTGGAGCAGTGAGATGAG GCGGATGATGATCGAGAAGATAGCTGCCCACGTAGCTGACTTCAGCCCCAGACTGCAGAGCAACACGCGGGCCCTCTACCAGTACTGCCCCATCCCAGTGATCAGCTTCCCTCAGCTGGACAATGAGCTCTTCTGCAACATCTACTACCTCAGACATCTGTGTGACACCATCCGCTTCCCCAACTGGCCCATTCGAGATGCC GTGAAGCTGCTAAAAGACACTCTTGAAGCCTGGAAGAGGGAAGTGGAGAAAAAGCCTCCTTCTATGTCTGTAGATGACGCCTACGAAGTCCTCAACCTCCCCAAAGGACAGGGGCA GCATGAGGAGAGTAAAATCAGGAAAGCTTACTTCAGACTGGCGCAGAAGTACCATCCTGACAAGAACCCGGAGGGAAGG GACATGTTTGAGAAAGTCAACAAAGCCTACGAGTTCCTTTGTACAAAGTCTGCACGAATCCTGGACGGCCCCGATCCAGAAAacatcatcctcatcctcaaaaCTCAGAGCATCCTGTTCAACCGACACAAACAAG AACTGGAACCTTACAAATACGCTGGTTACCCCATGCTCATCAAAACAATCACAATGGAAACAGAGGATGATCAGCTCTTCTCCAAgacctcccctctcctccctgctgCTGTTGAACTTGCCTTCCACACCGTCAACTGCTCGGCTCTTAACGCAGAGGAGCTGCGCCGCGACAACGGCATTGAG GTGTTGTTGGAGGCTCTTTCTCGGTGTGTTGCTGTGTTAACTGCATCCAGCAAGCCTGATGACATGGCTGTACAG GTGTGCGGGCACATCTGTAAGTGCTACAGTGTAGCAGCCCAGTTTGAGGAATGCAGGGAAAAGATAATCGAACTGCCCAATATCATCAGGGACCTCTGTCACATCTTGTTCTATGGAAAG GGTCTCCCAAAAACTGCCACCCTGGCTGTACAGTGTGTGAGCTCTTTCGCAGTGGATTTCTTCCTACAGACCCATCTGTACCACGCTGGTGTGCTCTGGCACCTGCTGGTCCACCTCTTCAACTACGACTACACTCTGGAGGAGAGCGGTGTGCAGGCTAGCCAGGACACAAACCAGCAGGAGGTTGCAAACAGTCTGGCCAAGCTCAGCCTGGTAGCTCTCAGCCGTTTGGGAGGCTACACCCAGACACCGCACACCCCAGATGGGAACAATCCTGTTTCAGAGACCAACGGTATCGAGGGCACACCTCCGGAGAACCCCACCATCCGCAAGAGCTTAGCAGCCATGCTGACACCGTACATCTCAAGGAAGCTGGGAACAGGATCTCCTGCTGAG GTCTTGAAGCTGTTGAATAGTAATTCAGAGAACCCATACTTGATCTGGAACAATGGAACACGAGCCGAGCTGCTGGAGTTCCTGGAGGGTCAGCAGGAGGGAAACATCAAGAGG GGAGAAAATGATAAAAGCTTTGGTGCAGAGTTTGTGTTCAATGATCACAGCAAAGAGCTGATAGTTGGGGAGATCTTTGTCCGGGTCTACAATGAGCAACCAACATTTCCTCTTGAG TACCCGAAAGCATTTGCAGCCAGTCTTCTGGACTACGTAGGCTCCCAGGCCCAGTACCTCCACACTCTGCTGGCCATGAGTCAGAGTAACAAGGTGGAGTCCCAGCAGCATGCTGAGAGGCTCCGCTTCGCTGAGATGGCTTTAGAGGCTCTCCGCAATGTCATCAAGAACAACCCTG GTTCGGAGTCAGAGTGCATCGGCCATTTCAAACTGCTCTTCTCTTTGTTGCGGGTTCATGGAGCTGGCAGAGTACAGCAGCTGGTTTTGGAG GTTGTGAATACAGTGACATCAAACCAAGAATGCGTTAGCAACATTGCTGAGTCGCTGGTGTTGCCCAAccttctgttgctgctgcactCGCTCCCCTCCA GCAGGCAAATTGTGCTGGAAACTTTGTATGCACTGACTTCTAACACAAAGATAGTCAAAGAGGCTATGGCCAAAG GTGCTCTGATCTACTTGCTAGACCTCTTCTGTAACTGCACACATCCCCAGGTTCGCACACAGACTGCAGAGCTCTTCTCCAAAATGACCTCAGACAAGCTGGTCGGGCCAAAG GTGCGTTTAACACTGATGCGTTTCCTCCCTGGTGTGTTCATGGACGCCATGCGAGACAACGCTGAGGCAGCAGTGCACATATTCGAGGGAACGCACGAGAACCCTGAACTCATCTGGAATGACAGCTCAAGGGAGAAAGTGTCCACCACTGTCCGGGAGATGATGCTCGA GCATTTTAAGCAGCAGAAGGATAATCCTGATGTGAACTGGAAA TTGCCAGAGGACTTCACAGTGGCTTGTGGAGCAGGACAGAGCGAGCTAGAAGTTGGTGGAGTCTTCTTGCGTATCTTTATTGCTCAGCCAGGCTGGGTACTACGCAAGCCTCGAGAGTTCCTGGTGTCCCTCCTGGAGACCCTGACTGAGCTGCTGGAGAAAAACAACCCCAAC GGTGAGGCCCTGGAGACAGTTACCACGGCAGCAGTATGTCTGTTCAGCACACAGAGCCAGCTGGCCGACCAGGTTCCTCCTCTGGGTCACCTGCCTCGCGTCCTGGCAGCACTCAACCACAAGAACAATGCCGTGCCCAAGAGCTCCATCCGCCTCATCCATGTGCTATCAGACAATGAG CTGTGTGTACGATCCATGGCTTCGCTGGAGACTATCGGCCCCCTCATGACTGGGATGAAATGTCGGGCAGACATGGCTGGACTGGCTTGTGAAGCTCTCAACCGCATGTTCCAAAAGGAACAGACTGAACTAGTGGCCCAG GCTCTAAGAGTGGAGCTGGTTCCATACCTCCTGAAGCTACTGGAAGGAATCGGACTTGAGACATTAGAAAACCCTTCAGCTACCAAGGCCCAGATAGTAAAGGCTCTCAAGTCCATGACTCGCAGTCTGCAGTTCGGAGAACAG GTGAATGAGATTCTAGCAAGGTCTTCAGTATGGAGTGCTTTCAAAGACCAGAAACATGATCTTTTCATCTCAGAATCTCAGACCGCAGGCTATCTGACAG GTCCAGGAGTAGCAGGTTACCTTACAGCAGGAACTGGCACCACAGTAATGCCCAACGTCCCACCCCCTGTGGACAACGACATTGGAGACCAAGGctga